The Leguminivora glycinivorella isolate SPB_JAAS2020 chromosome 2, LegGlyc_1.1, whole genome shotgun sequence DNA window TGGTTACATGGTAAGCAACAACAACGaattgctgttttttttttacattacgtTACATCACACAAGCGTATGTACATGGCCAGTCGGTATGGGATTAACTACTTCGCGATGTGGATATGCTCTCGTTTtataaagattatttattatatgtaaaCATGTTAGCCAAATATCTTAAGTATTAAGAACATATTAGTTATTGTTAATATTTAGCCAAGTAATTAAAACCTAACCTGTATGCAGAACAACCTGTAGGTATGTCAATTTAGCCAAGGACCCATCACCACCTCACAACTGACGCTTTACACAATCAGTACTCGGCTTTAGTTCAATATACTTTCACCACGCGGCTTTACAGATGCAACCATAGGCTCGAACGAAAAGAGCGGCATTAGGGTTAGGAAACCCTGATGCCGTTCTGAAAGTGGTTGGGTAATGTCTGTGAATAGGCACACTGGTTCGATCATCACGCCTTGTTTAGTGTATTCCTAAGTAAGCTCTAGTGCAGATAAATAATAAACCGCCAACCTCACAATATTCTCACTGCACCAGTGAACCATTGTGCTGCATATTGGACGGTAGTGGTATTTGCCTAATATGCATCTAATATGTGTTAGTGCTAACtagtaaagactgtatcgttaagtatgaagacaactttgagtagccgtatttatttgctattatatttttttcttataacaagacatggctttaataagtcacataataaggtatgcattttgtcctagaaactcgacgtaaagcacaTGGTTTAGACAGTAATTGATAATCCTCTTGAGTACCAATTACgttttcggacaaatgctagaaaattcacaaactgCGTACGATACGAAAGAAGATACGATTGtggaaaaaaattgtacggtggGAACTTCAactacacatgatccacaaagcaaaATATTTGGgtatagtctagccactgttatttaaaaaaaataaagtttaggatctgtgtatggcggtcatttagagaatgtggcatggcgcttacgctaactccgactttgatgtcgaatttatctatcatacagtgtttatatcgatctgcacgggtagcatggtcgcgcgatatacgataaaatatcaggccgtccctatcgcactattagtaagcgcgatagggacggccgccgcgagatagataacacgttttgtctaTCATTAGTCTCGGACagctcgcggccatcatgtgctaggcctgcagatgttttatcatttatcgcgcgaccataattgcctgcctggtttagggactgttcaaacaccatgaatgtctgttagactttggcctatggcaattttttttatgtttctctcatcctgcttgcatcaaaaatttacggcaatcggaaacgttgctcaaaaattccttttttaaattttattatatacattcaccgcatttattctgcaagtgccCAACTGAACAACCATAAAGAGGACTCATAAAGAATATGTTttagcagcatattaacctttgtctgttgaaatcgtacaaaaagtcattggaatattctcaaattaagtcAGATAGGGGTTgcccgaaatttatttgctggaccttaatgaaagtaccataaactccctaaaataaaaaaaatatcagaccttcttatatcaaatagtgcttaccaataccttcagatcatactatCGGAACATagtaatacaaaattatgcacatgtcaacatttagaccaggtttttttgtccttatacttaatcATACTGTCCTTACGTACATCATGTATGTATCTAAGCAAGTGAATATGTTTTTCTGTTGCATGAGCTAACACATGCAGTTTACGCCATCGCAGATTTTAAAGAATGGGTATTATTTACCTGTTGACTTTTGATTGTCTCCATTACTCTTCTTTTACAATgctttattataattttccaaataATTGTTATTAGTGCGTATGATTCGTAGTCATAAGTCTAGTGATTTTAAGAGTCTGATACAGAACACTCGATATAGTAAtaactatattttataaatgaGTCATGCACagagtgacaatttctttgataGTAATGAACGAATTGATTATCAGAGAAGCCATGTAGGTTTACAAATGTATTGCTACGAGTGCAACAAGAGCACGAGACCCTTCAAGTGCTATAGAGAATGTGTTTAGTTTAGCCACGTTAAATCAGTGCTGCGTTAACAGTGAATTGTTTCACAAGTAAAGCCATGCACATATGATTTCATAAATAATTGTATTGTGCTAGATGCATTTACAAAGAGCATAGAGTGGAACAGACCCAGCCAGTTGCACAACATGAGCGATGATACCGATGGGAGCGTTGTCACGAGTCGCGACAAACGACGTGAAATATAATACAAACTGGGCTATTTAGAACGTGACCGCGTACTCGTACCCGGCGGCGACACCCAACGATATATTTGCTGACATTGTACATGAATTTGTGTACTTATCAAAGCAAATTGTGTTACGAGATCGAAAGACAATGACGAGGCATAAATTTAGCATGTTTAATTTTGTCCCCCTCATCTTCATCACTCATCTAATCTAACGTTCTTCAATGCGAAACATAATCGAAAAGCTACATAATATTGATCTCTTGTAAATCCTAATATGTCCCCACGTCAAATAAATTTTaggtaaaaaaagtaaaaacaggTAATCAATTGAggccaaagacctttacaggggacagctcaatcacattttttgccatacgaaattaaaccttattactgaaacagaaagtcgatcgtatcagactagcgaaaacggtccacatgagagggcattgtttgggctggtgtccctctcgcacgtgttgccagtgttaatgaggttcccatattagtagtatttttatctgtatattacctgactttataacttcttattttattttaatgttatattcaaactagggtttcgatatatttcaaaaaatttgaaaataattataatgtaattattttgatgccagtaaatcaaagatttgtataataaggaaatactttcaattgggtgttagtagatttagtagtaactttgaaaattgactggtatccccaagtgatgacgtcactgaataatgttgacattgtcagcaagtgcgagagggacaccagcccaaacaattacctctcatgtggacacactttttgacctaactaaacaatctagtttaataattctaaatctatgattgAGGCTGATGTAGGGACAAGATACCATCCCATATTATCCAAATTCTAAAATAGATACACAGAAAGTGAATCCAAACGGCCATATTCTAATAGCAAGTGACCGTCAATGTAGCAACAGCCGTCGTCGTAAGTCATCATGACTGCGAGGAAGCCGCAATACTAGTTCGAGTAGCGAAGTTTTCCACAGGGCCATAGTTTAAATCAACAAAACACGCACATACGAGATGCGCCGGAGTAGCGCACGACACACTTTGTTTTGCGTTTCGCAGCGTAACCGATAGTCCCGTTCCAATGGTTTACACAGTACGGATGAGTTGAAAGCTCAGCCGGGCCAATACAAGGGCTTTCCGATAAGAGATAAGTTTACTGAGCCGCGCACGcacaaataatatcaaaaaacaaataaataatgttcGCCGTTTTCACTGGACACCAATTACGTATTTTCAAATGTAGAACACGGACATTTATAGAACAGGCCAAGTTTAAGACTTGTTTATTCGCAGATTTCCAGGTTGGGAGCCACCGCTTTCTTTAGTCCCACGTTGCACTGTTTGCAAAATAGTAAGTAGAGGCTACAGTTAGTTATACGAGAACAACTACCTTAAGTAAACAAGTGCATTATCCTAAATGACCATATTGAGAAGACGTGTAATGTTGCTTGTTCCGCCCGCACTTTACAACTAAACAAGGAAGTTAGAGAGAAACTAGAAGCTGATGTACACTGTGTTTTATTagttcgttaattttaagggcGCAATTGTTTTGGATGTAATTTAGgttttaccaggggcggctcactccgcgatcctttcgccgcgctacaagtacatgccggcggccgcgagttcgcggcccatttactggtgacgaccttcgcgcggcgcaatataattcaatgtcgtctgcacgcgtgcggtacgtttgttaatgtaggtaagaatttagaatggcggcgttttgtgaacatcaaaggagtgagccttctgtacttgtactattatatattctgtggttttactTTTATCTTATAACGAGGGTGTACCTTAGggcacaaaatatataatagtagtaatagtactcacggccggtttttaattattgtttactGAATATTAGCATGATGAATTTACACATTTGCTACTAAACGCAGATCCCGCATCTTACGATTTTCAAAATCATAAATGCTCCTGGCCATAGTCCGAAGTTACCGGCGTTTGAAAAATACACCGTGCAGTGTTATTAAACTATTACGATTagtgtacctacttttattatttacgtacgcataataaagaaatcgtttaattttgaataaggtcagtgcgggcaagaccggcatagtttatttgaaataaagtttgagtggataaaacgctataattaatgtagtctagcgtaatgcgcatgggcctatgggatagcaaattttatattttacaaagcttttttaatattttggcCAAATAAGGgaattttaagtgataaaaatcacattttttaaggctcggcgggttgaccgtccccccgCGGTGAgtacgggaagaccgtctagtgcttgttgtcgcgtaatttcatatgagactaggttccaaaaccatgatcattgttattttacgtaataacagggaagaatgtgctagataattaataaaataacgttgaaattttaaacatataagcatttttccatttataaggcaagaccggcatatgtcccgtagatgggtttcataaccttttcttttcaggtccaatttagtcacgatattacaggctcatataaatccaactacttatttgtttttgaaactttgttattaagtaaatgtaataggatattaggtacgtgaattagtttggtaactTTTTTTAGCAATGTCTGggttttgctatagtcactaccagacttttgtgtcaagtgacagtcagcaatgtcaaattCTAGATTGattattcattttggaatcatcacccccgagaacctatttgaccacacccatgaccacttttgtgtcaaagtgacagtcagcaatgtcagattccaaagtggtgtttaatttttaaaacagcacccccgaaaacatatttgatgacacccatgacgacttttatgtcaaagtgacagtcagcaatgtcaattaacggtcgggtaggcgtaaaatagtcggtcaaaaccgttttaagggtacccatacggtccctgttgggtaatgctgtgtataaataatgaccaacttgaaaccctactctcttttgaaatatttgtcgccgcattttgcacaatctacatatacttaaacaaaaataataaaaagctgttcacctcttatcattcttcacaaccatgtcacatatattttatttttacttaatactttcaaatgattttagtaacaccatacgaatcattaccaaaactgtatttcgaagttaaaatcaaaaacggtacaactaccatatgccaaaaacgtacttatatattgatatcgtttacactcgacttatttccaataaagcctaaaaaaggttggcaactccttgtttatcatatgccggtcttgcctttctcttttatgccggactttctgagtaggcacaatttctaagttacatatttcagaacataaaactagaaattgagcgcgttttgagtaaattaatagtactagtcagaaagaacggttattaaatgactacgttacatatacaatatacaaatattccgactgcttctattttattttaattttttgcggaaccatgttgaactcgatgttcgagttcgaaacacaaatcaagattatttttaactagtgttcgtcctagggatatgtattgaagaccaatggattgaggatgaaaaactggtataccttcggaggtgtgagaggcgtagatatataaacaataaagttatagtcaataaacggtctttccgggtagacggtcttccccacactgaccttaaaaCATCGACCATTTAGGTTAAGGTAATAAACCATTCCACATAATATTGCGTAAGCTATTTATGGAGTGAATTCCGTGAATTTAATCGGCCTTGACCGGCGTCTCCATGCCATTACATTATATATATAGTATCTTTCGAATACATCATGTTTATTGTAATGTTCGATATCATTGTAATTATGTTCATGGGTTGTTTGGTTTTCTTAATAGCTACCTGTTCATTCAGACAGTTTTCGCAAAAAAACTAATAAGGTATTTATTACCATCCGTTTTGTTTCTAGTTAATAAAGATAATAAAGATCTGCGCGCAAACACGATCAAACCATAACGCGCCATTTACCTAACACAGCAGTCAGCACACAGCACAATAGATAAGACGTTCGTCGCACGTACACGGCTATAACGCAAATGACGCTACAGCAACGGAGCGTTGACCGAGCGCCAATCATAAGAGGGCAAACAGCACGCGTCTCTATCTATCCCTCTTGCGCTCGCTTCAATATGTCATGCGTGAACGAGATGATAACATAGGCACGTGGTTACAGCAACTGGACGGCTTGAGCGGGCCGCGGCCGCCATTTTCTACTGTGTATCGCTCCTGCGAACTCGTATTGACGCGTGTTTGTAACTTGGGATACCTAGTGTAGTAGATAAACAGTGTAATTATGGTCACAGCACCTCACGATGACTGGACAGAAGAACTCTGCATTAGATTGATACACGAATACAAGAAACGTCCTATACTATGGGACCCTAGAGATCCGTTCTTCTTCAAAAAGGCCATGAAGCCTGAGGCGTGGGAAGGAATTGGCGCGGTGTTAAATTTGCCTGCAGATATGTGTAAGCAtaaaatggtaattttgcaaTCGTCGTTTAGAAGAGAAAAATCCAAAATTATGCAGAGCATCAGGGATTCAGCCGGTAAGAATTATGATAACCATAGAATTATTGAACTTATTATTACTAGCATGTACATATATTAATTTGTTTAGTTGTACatatcattgtttttttttgttgttatatgtatatatctgcCGACTGTCAAGGAACTAAACAGACACCGACCTAATTTCTAGCACACCTACATTAcatgcacgggaagcatggtcgcgcgatagacgataaaatagcaggccgtccctatcgcactatttgtaagtgcgatagggacggcctgatattttatcgtctatcgcgcgaccatgcttcccgtgatGGTTACGTTTGATATCTCGATGATATGGGCAGCGTATTCGATTAAAGTCAGCGTAATTTATTCCGATTTGATTggcaaatataaatatttcggtcaatttacataaaaaaaaccttttctcaaatatggtatgaaatattgattttttgtgcagcgaagtatgacgttgcaggtgcggctaggacgattgatagataatggaatttcatacaaaccttgcaggccaaggccggcaaagtcctcttttttaatttccaaacacagataattgtgacataacatccaggtatttagccaattaaaaaaaaaactataaggggctttatagacgtgccgactgcaactggtacgggccctagacaatatttgattttgggtgcgttttcatacaaaaaaaatttttttcgttttttttttttttttttttttaactttttgtttttttataagcgtatacggggtaccaaaggggaacgaaaattcgattatttttgcgctacgacgcaccgtttaggagatacagccatccaaagttactattttcagtagactttatttatttcataccatgtttgagaaaagcactatacatacctcggcgggaaatggggttgcccgcctcagacctatccggccttgcttcgctcggccgtctatatgtcttcggccggcaaccccctttgtcccggcctctgtagtaatgtactataataaATTTTGCTGAAAGTGATCATGTTAACTTTACACGTGTTCGTTGATATTTATTTGCAGGAGACGCCAATTACACGTCTACTTGGTTCGCCTTCGAGGAAATGGCCTTTTTGATCAACAAAGATTCGGAGAGAAAACGACATACAACGGTAAGATACCTAAATTAAATCCAAAGGAAAACATTTTACACAAGGATTCTCACATGACTTACCAACCCACCTATTGCTATTTCTATTGCAAGCGAATAATGATATTGATGTCACTCTCCCAGGGgcattacttttattttttaataaatattttttaataatatttgtttaatggtgtgtttgtgttctatttttCTGTTCTTCGTCCTATATGGCGAATGTTGTTAAATCTGGTTTCAAATCaaatatagtagtcatatttttcccaaatgtaggtataatacgtattgatatatttaatataggtaGCAACActtatatgtataggtattttaaaGAATGCTGGCTACTACCACAGCTCTATAATATATACCTATCTAAATAAGAAAAAGTAGGATTTTTTTGTAAACTTTAACCCATTATGTAAATAACCCTCTGTTCAAAttgctaattttatttttaaattgcttTTTTTTTCGCCAGCAATTGTCAGCAGACAGCGAAGATGGACCTTCAGCTATTAAAAAATCCTTATTAGAACATTACATTGAAAAGAGTGCAGAAAACAAAAAGAAACATAAAAATTCATTAACTACCAACGTAGTTAAAGTTCTTCCAAATATTTGCCCCAAAAAACTAAATGTGAGTCAAACGAGCCACAACAGAGCCAACGTTACGTCAACAGTAGCATCTCCAGTGCAAGTTGCATCACCACCGGCGACTATGCCTCCCAAGGTACCTGCACCGAGTCGGCTGCAAGGAGATGAAACCcttgaagaaataaaatcattcactaACTTCATAGCtttcaagatgaaaaaatacagCGAGACCACTAAAAATTATGTACAACAAGCAATATGTGACATTATTTTCAAGGCTGATCAACATATTTATGACAACATGACTTCGGATGAACAGCTTAGTGGTCATCAATCTCCACAAAGAGATGCGGAATCGGAAGATGGAGACATAGAAAACAAGACAATTGATATAGGCAATGGGCAAGTTATTATAATCAAAACGGACGATAGCGATTAGTATGACTAAGGATAAGTTGAAAGGCGAATGGCGAAATCTGATTGAGAATTGTGACAGTGATATTCGTAATAACAATtagttattaaaataatgtatcTTTCATTAATAAATGACTCATTTTGTAATCAtgctatttgtttatttataaccCCTGGTTACCACCATGAGTTTGATGGAACAAAGATTGAAGTCGATTAACTATTGTTTACAAACGCAGTGCGCAATGAACTAAGTTTTTCTCCCTATGccattttgaatcataaaattTTGCTAGGCAATTTTAtacgagaaaaatataaaagtacattttgaagatttcattaatttaaatgtttatttcataagtgctaaaaactttaaaaaggAGTGAGGGGTGGTTAAGAGTTTTAATCAAAATTTAACATGAAAAGTAATCTTGAAACCAAAgcgaatcaaatattttatgataggtaggtatataatttattatatgcGATAAAACAATTCAATATGGCATTTCAAAGCACAGAAGGCTGATGTTTAGCTAACTGCTAAACTACATTCTGTCACGATATCGTAACTATGATAGGTACTAGATGTATTACGTTCTAATGAGGTGCTGCAACGTAAGGTTCGTTAAGCTTGATTACAATGTatgtttataaagtttacaGAATGTAATCATGTAGATTGGGCAGAGggaaaatttgaatttattcgacattgacgaccggtctggctcagtcggcagtgaccctgcctgctaagccgcggtcctgggttcaagtcccggtaagggcatttatttgtgtgatgagcacagatctttgttcctgagtcatggatgttttctatgtatataagtatgtatttatctatttaagtatgtttatcgacgcttagcacccatatttagtacaagctttgcttagtttggggctaagttgatctgtgtaaggtgtcccccaatatttatttaatttatttattggagTTAGTAGAATTACAAGGCTCATTTCATATGAGTAAAAAATGTTAGAGTTCGATTTTCGGTCATAAATGTGTGTACACAGCTCCGAAaagatataaattataaactaattttagttttattacaaTTTTGGTGTATCTCTCACGTTGACGGTTATCGATGTGATGCGTATATCGTTAGTAATAAACCAAAAAGTCGCCCTAAACATGGTTCTTTAAATCAAAACGTAAAAATTATGCTcttgtctttaaaaaaaatgcagcAGTTTGGCAGAGCAGAAATCTGGTAGTTAACTAAATTTGTCACCACGGCGCGATTATGGCGGCACACGGCAGGTTAATACAAAGCAAACATTGAGAAATGAGGCCACAAGGGCCATGCGAAGTTCGAGTACCTACGAAAGTGAACCACGCCGCTCAAGGCTGACCGGTCTCCTCAAACCAAGTGACCTTTACGAGTATTCGAATGATATCCTTGTTCCCACAGATTGTAATTTGCTAAAGGTACAATGATTCGATATTCGCGACAAGATCAGTTCAGCAGTGTAAGTATGCAATTTTAATACTGGATACTTCAAATTAAGAACCGATGAGACAATTAAGTTGATAGAGCTGTTTAATACATATGGGGGATGTTTTAAATGACTATACAATATTATGTCGTTAAGAAGAATATTATAAATTACCCGGTTACTGTAAACCGATAAATAATAGTCAAttttgcaatataaataaataatataacctagcGTGAGACAAGTTACTGAACGGTCTATATTACGAAGATCTCGAAATACGTATAAACGGTTGTAAACCGAAACTTATAGATAAAATAATAGCAAAACCTAGCtatttttgattatgttttttatttccgctacccaaaggttgtctggtagagatcgctctttagcgataagaccgcctgttgtctgcctctattgataatcattttttttgtctCCAATGTAttttttgctgaggtgtgccaataaagagtattctatctatcaaAACGATTGTATGAAATGAGCAATTGTGACATTAATTTTTGCAACGAACACTTAAGAGTTAAGTATAACAATGATAACCACCGGCACTACCGCTAGTCGTACAATTCGACAAGAGATGAAAGAGTGGAAGAATGAATGTACTTTATACCTTTTCTTTTCTATTGCCTGATTCATTGTGAGATGCTTGCTACACCAAACCAATTTGTCAATATTCGAACCCTGGAGACCAGACCTGCTGTTTCGTCAGCAAACCGGGATTTGGGCAGTTGCTTCAAAAACACAAACCTATGTTAGGTATAAGTGTAATTCTATAAATAGAAATCATGCACACCCTGTTGCTGATAACAATGTACGTATGTATAAGTTACAAGGAAATAACTGTACGAGTTTTAGTGTGGTTATTTTCCTATGTTTGCTCGATGTTGAAAAAAGTAAAGTCGGGCTTCGTTCGGGGACAaagaattttaaattattaaaaccgaCTGGAGCAAATGAGGGTGAGCGTTAAGCACATTCTGTTGTCCATGAAATTATTATTTCACGAGGCGACTTCTCTCTGTGTGCTTTTATAGCGATCTTAtttgtgaaaaaaatatatagttttatgTGTCTGTGCAAGTTCTTTATTCCTTTGTTTAAGTGTATATTGCTCATTTGTATTCAATGCGATATCTTACAGTATTTACCAATACAAagtaataaatacctacctacatttgcTGGACTAGCCAAGGTCACAATCGCTTCGACAACGAAACGCTTAATACAATCTGTCGGTCGATTGATCGACAAAGAAGAAGATTTTCCATAAGTTCCATATTCGTAGGTCAGTGACAGTTGCGTTAAGGTCGCCACGGAGTGAGGCGGCATGTGCCTTGGCTGGGACCCCGCCCTGGGACTTAGAGGCTGAAGCTCTGGCAGATATATATTGGCAAATTTCGGAGTCAAGAGCTAGAAATCAAGAGCCTATGTTCGAGGAAGTAAAACGTTGGAGAATGGATGCTCGTGATGCTGTTCTTCGTGAATGGAGCGACAGGCTGGAAGTTCCCACTGCCCACTTGACGGTGAACGCGATTCAGCCTGTTGTAAAGGAATGGGTTGGGAGACAATTCGGGGTCGTATCGTTCCATCTCACACAGGTGCTTTCGGGTCATGGGTGTTTCGGCAAATACCTGTGTGAGAGATCAAAGAGGGAGCCCACGCCAGCGTGTCATCACTGCAATAGTATAGAAAATACGGCGTAGCACACGCTGGCGGAATGCCCAAGCTGGGATGAGCACCGGAATGATTAAGTTGCGGTGGTTGGAGGCGATTTATCATTACTGGCCATCATTAAGGCGATGACCCAAAATAAGAAATGCTTTAAAGCCATGATCTCATTCTGCGAAGCTGTCATGGCTGAAAAAGAATTGGCGGAGCGCGCACGGAAGAGGACGTCGATGCTCAATTGCTCACCCGTTGCGGCGTAAACGAGCTGGGCGGAGGCGGAGGCGGGTCGCCCATGACCGTCGCTTGCCGCCTTAACGAGGACCTTTGGGTGGCAGCCACGGGGACGACTGTCACCTGTTAGAAAGAAGGTCCCCATGGTGAGGGGCATACTTGGATGCCTCTTTACTGGCGGTTGATTGTttgaggcactggtcccaccgcgagctagtaagctatgagctatcggctataaaaacgaacaaaagataagcactcccgtgcaaataaaagagacacggcgatgtttctagttactcgcccagcggtgagctatcaacatcgccgtgtctcttttatttgcacgggagtgcttatcttttgttcgtttttatagccg harbors:
- the LOC125240448 gene encoding uncharacterized protein LOC125240448; the protein is MVTAPHDDWTEELCIRLIHEYKKRPILWDPRDPFFFKKAMKPEAWEGIGAVLNLPADMCKHKMVILQSSFRREKSKIMQSIRDSAGDANYTSTWFAFEEMAFLINKDSERKRHTTQLSADSEDGPSAIKKSLLEHYIEKSAENKKKHKNSLTTNVVKVLPNICPKKLNVSQTSHNRANVTSTVASPVQVASPPATMPPKVPAPSRLQGDETLEEIKSFTNFIAFKMKKYSETTKNYVQQAICDIIFKADQHIYDNMTSDEQLSGHQSPQRDAESEDGDIENKTIDIGNGQVIIIKTDDSD